TCTCTTATCATTAGCCGGTATTTGGTCCATGACAGTAGCAATCCCCATCAGCTTGGTTGTATCATGAATTCTCGAATTCTGCAAAACCTTCTTCAAAGAATCAATAGTTCTATCCTGACCATAAGAGCTTGAAAAAATTAAAAATAGAAATGTGGTTACCGTTATTAGTTTAGTTTTAGACATAAAATAAAAGAAAGAATTGTATTTTGGACACAAAAATTAGCATTTGGGAGCTTATATCTCCTCCGATTTCTTTTTTCTTTAAATTTTCGTTAAGTATTTTCCATATTATATAAATCGGAGCGCAATATATAAATTAAAATTAAGCTTAGAGATAAACTTTAATTTAAATATTCGTCCATTATCATACAAAAATATTCGTGGCCACTCAAATAATCTTTTCCCATTCTTTCATCTCTTTTATCTTCCCCATATTATTGTATCTTTAACCTCATTTTCAACACCAACACAGATTACCATATGAAATATTTCGTTTCATTTATTTTTCTTTTACTCGCTACTGTCTGCAACAGTCAGAAAAAAACAAATTCCAATAATTCCGTAGAAAAGATCATCATTAAAAAGAATGATTGTATGACTGGGGATTGCCCTACTTATACGATCATTATTCATAAAAATGGTAAAGTTGAACTGAATGCCCGAAGAAATATACCCAAGAACATGAATGGTGATTACACCTCAACGTTGGGCTATCTAGACTGGGAAGTAATTACCCACATGGATTTTACTACGCTAAAGAAGTCTTATGGAAACATTGGGTATGTCGACTTTCCTTCTACCGATCTTGAAATTTATTTTTCTAAAAGAAAACCTAAAAAAGTACATGATCATGATAATCATGGCACCCCTGAGCTTATAAAATTATATGAACACATAGATCTGCTTTTCATTAAGCTGCGCTGGAAAAAAGTAAAGCAATCAACACAACCTCATCGTTTCTGAGATAATGATCATATTTAATTTAAATATAAAAATTCCTGAGGATGTCTCAGGAATTTTGTTTTATATGCTTTATTGACTCTGTTTTTTAACCCAGTGAATATTTTTTTCTAAACTGTATTCTTACTTCTGTATATTACCATTGCTCTCCTTTTTGTTCAAACTCTTTCAGGGCATTAAAGTAATATTTCTCCTTATTTTTCCTAAAATAAATTTTATCACCAACAATATTATTTCCAAGGAAGGCTCGTTTGAGTATCAACGTATTTTTTTTGCAACAATATGCAGTAATCTCTATTGGAACATTACTCCAGTAATTAACCGTTTTTATGCTTACATTTTTGCCCAGCCACATATTTTCTGTTCTGTCTATGGAGACAAAGGTACTATCGTCAGTTATTTTCTGATGAATAATAATATAATTCTTCAACGTCTTATTTAAAATCTTTATTTCCTGAGCATGAATACTAATGCTACTCAGAATAAAAAACTGTATTATTTTTATTTTAAAATTCATAATGATACATGGAATGCAACATTTAGGATTTATAATACTGTTCTTTCATCAAGCTATTTATATTATTTGGATACCTTTCTTTTTGAAACCTTAGTATTTTTTTTTATTGGATATTTTTTATTGTCAATAGACAACAAAAAATTTTTCGGAAGATTATTTTCTATTTTCCCGTTTTCATCTTTATAGAGCGTCTCATCTTTGGTTAATATCCAATTGTTATATTTAGGGAAATAGGTGTATTCTTGTATATATTCTGTATCAGCAGAGGCATCATACAATATAATACATCCGGGGCCACAATTACTGATAACAGGAGAAGAGACATAATTTAAATTAAAATTATAATTCTTTTTTGATTTACCCAGTACCAAAGTCGCTTTACAGGTCGGCTCGTTAATCTCCTTAATTTCTCCAACCTTATAACATTTATACATAAGAGTGTCATCAATTTTATCATTATTAAAATCCCCTACAACCTCCTGAGCTGAGAAAAAGGTAGATAAAAATACTATACTTAATATATTAATTTTCTTTATCATCATATTCCTGTATTTCTTTTTTGTTTTTTTCTCTTTTCCCCCACTTGGTGTCTTTTATGGCACTTGTATCGTAAGTATAAACTCCCAGATTTTCTATTTTCTGATTTTTACAGTTATCCTTTACTTTCATATTCTTCAAAATCCTTTTTAGGTTTTCCTTTCTATGTGTAAATCCTGTCAATCCTCCATTTACCCCAACTGCTGCTGAGATAAAATCATCGGTATCAGCAAATTTATTCAAATCACCCCATGATGAGCGTTCTCTCCAGTACCATGCAGCCGAATTACATACATGTTCCAAATCATTGGCTACAATATCCGGGTCCTGAGTGTCCGGTTTCTTGATCTTTGCAAAATATGCTTTATAAGTATCTTTCCATGTTAGCTGAATTAATCCTCTTCCCTTATATTTCGGACCGTCTCCTTTTGTATCGTTCTCACGGCTTAAGCATTCAAGATACCTGTTATGACCTCTCAATATTCGGGCCGTACCATTTTCTTTATATTTTATCTTATCTTTTTTGAATAAGAGGTATTTATTATAATTTTCAAGATGCGTGGTAGGGTCGTAATCCCAGCCATCAGCATATTCTAAGGTGGTATCCAGTCCTGTTTCCGCTTCCACCTGTGCCAGAAAATGAGCTTTACGAAGACAACTGTTTATATCATTATCTTTCATGGCTTTATTCAGTGCCTTTGTGAATTCTGTATAGCTTTTCTTATCCTCTGGCAATGGACAGTTTTTAGCTGTAAATAATTTCTTTGAGTTATAAAACCCTTTAATATCTTCTTCTGTAAATTCTTTCTCGCAATAGCATTTTTTATCTTCCTCCGGATCCGGTACAGGTGCCCCTTTTCCATCAATACTTTCCGGAGCATTGACCTGTCCGGAGGTTACAAATTCTATTTTTCCTGTCTCAGGCGGTATGTTACCTGGCATTTTGCCTGTTCCCGGTAAAGTGGATTTTTTTAACAGCACATAGTTTTCCTGAACTTTTGCAGTTCCAAAATCCTGCCACTCTGTAAGAGAAATCATCTGAAAGCCATCATCAAAGATAAAATTGGGGATCTGTTTTTCTACTACAGTCCCGGTAAGTTTGTCTTGCGTGGTCGGTACATTATTCAACACTTTGAATGTTCCCAAATGCGCATTGAATTTAATTTTTGCTCCATCTATAGCCAACAATAGACCTTCTTCAGTTTTATCCTTCTCTTCATTTTTTGCACGTTGATCGTCCAGTTTTTTACTGTTCTCTGCCTTCTGTTGCTCATTATCCTGAGCAGGAGCCTGATTCTGAGTTTCAGGAGTATTTCCCTCTCCTTCATTCTTTACCCTATCCATAATAATGAATGTTTTAAATGAGAATTTTGTTTTTTAATTTCTATGAAACCTTCTTCATATCGATCTTCCTTCCAGACAAACAACCCTCTGAATTGTTCAATGTTTGATTCTTCCAGGTTTTCGGCAGATATTTTCAAAGCCAATATATTCCCGTCTTTTACAGGATTTATGATTTCTGTAAAGCCTTCGGAAGATTCTCTTTTCATTTTAGTATCAAATGAATTCAATAAGCCATTAAAAAGCAATCCAAACATTTTATAACTTCCTAAAAAGACGATCAGCTTTGTCTCATCCTCCAACAAATCACTGATCTGGCTGAAATAGCGGTCTACAGCATCGCCTTTATGCGTCTCAGACAAATGTGCCTGAATTTTTGCCCATCTTAACCGTAAGAAAAGTAAATTATCTATTGCGGTAATATTCCCTTCATCATCTACCCTGCATTCTATTTCATCAAACAGATAGCTTATTTTTTTAATAAATTTTCCCATTGCATCTTCATCATCAGAAAAATCAAATTCTACCACCAAAAGCTGAAACCGATATTCTTCCTTTACTTTTCCAAGGTAGTAGACCTCAACCTGCCTGGCATAGCTTTTGGTGATTTTGTAAGCAGGATTTTTCTGTTCGGTTACAATGTTTTCCAGTCTGTACGTTTTCTGATGGAAGTTCTGCAATATATTGGGTATCATATTTAATATATTATTCTTTGATAATCATTATTGGGATCCATTCCCATCCAGTCTCTGTTGGCCGACCAGTGAAGGTATTGCTTACGTATAATCCGTAATAATGTTTGCGGATGATAAGCGGTAACCGTCACTTCTTCCAATGTTGTCGTTTTCATTTTATTCCCGTTTTCATCCAACTTTTCTTCAGGAGGTTCTTGCGGATCAGGTTCCTGTACTGGCTCAGGATGTAGCAGTCTTTGCAATGCTTTCTCTTGTTTTTCTTTTTCAACCTGTTCATCAGATTTGAAATCCCATTTACCATCATTCTCAAATACATAGCCATGTAAAAGATCTTTTGCATGAGGCAAATATTTATCATTTTCTATGGAAAAAGTAGTCTCTGTTTTCGTCATTAACTGGTGATCGTACAGATTTTCACCATGTTCTTCCATAAAATGCAAAGGGATATAGCTGTATTCTTTCCTTAGAAATCGGGTTCCGGTTATTTTACGGTACACCCCTCCTAAGGTAAGGACATTCAGGAAGCTATTATTGATTTCGATCTGATTACCATCAAACCAATATTCATCAATCAGTTGTTGTCTGCGTTTATTGAGAAACCATACGGGTTTGTGATTGGAAGTTTCTATTTCATCCACTTTCTCTGTTCCGTTTTCATAAGCACCACCAATATCGCAGTGTACTCCGGAAAATTCTTTTTCAATACTTCCCGGAAACTTCGTTAATGAAAAATTTTCCCGGTGCTCATTGGCTGCTGTAAAATGAACAGCCTTAAAGTAAGGCCCCGGATTTTTGAGCTGTAACTGCTCTATATCATCTCCGAAATTGTATTTAGGTCCTAAAGCAGAATGCTTCATCCCTTCCCATCCTACACGTCTGAGCCCTCCCATATCACCAAATTCTTCATAAGAAGATACCGTATCATATACCCCGATAAAACGAACATCAAGATCTAAGTCTTCAAGTTGTTGCTCAGATAAAACTTTTTTACTTAAAAGATAATATCCCAGAAAACCAAATTTTGGAAGTTTACCATCTTTGATATATTTCGGATCTACTTCAATATTATCTTTATCTATCCAGATATCTCCATATTCAGGAATCGCTGCCGGACCATAAGGAGAATTAACCTGAGTATATCCTATGATCTTTCTCGATTTTTTGATCTCAACATCTTTGGGTCTTTTATTTCCATTGATTTCGTAAGCAAAATTTCTTGCAGCAGCAGCTCCACGACTAAACCCAAAAGTATCAATGGTAATTTTCATTAATTTTACTTTACCATTTGTCTCAGCAATAAGTTTTTTAATGCGGTCAGCGGTCATTTCACATCCTTTCCTTACTTTCCCCCGCACTCCGGTTTTACCGGACCCATATTGAAATCCATCATCTACATCTCTGTTATTATCCAGTGTTCCGATTCCTTCTACATACACTCCATAGGTAGTCTGTTGGCAACATTTATACATTCTGGCGACATTGGTATAATCGTTACTAAAACTATTATCAACCCCCTTTTTATCCAACCATCCCTGATGGCTAGATTTAAGATACTGATGATATTCAGAATTATCATCCAGCATCTTTTTCTTTTTCAGTCTTTCATATTCTTCTTCCTGTAAGATTCTTGTCTCTTTAATTGCCTTTTCTTTTTCCTTGATCTGATCATCCGTATCAGTACTGCTCATTTTATTCTTTCCATCCCTGTAATCCATCCTTAATTCGCTGTTTTTCAAATTATTCAGAGTACCATCAAAGAATACTCCGAATTCCAGATACAGCTCATCTAGAGGAGTTTTAGGATTGCCTGTGTTGTATACAAAAGTTTTTCCCATAGTTTTGTTTTTAGAAAACCTCTACTTTATCAGTCTTTATAAAGGCTTCTTTACCATTTTCACCTCTTAGCTTTATTGTGAAATAGCTGTTAGCCTCATTAACCTTAACGATAATGTCCGCTTTAGTTGAATCAGGATCATCACCAAACACTGCTTTAAAAGCTTCCAAACCTGAGTTTTCATTCAGGTCACAGTGAGCACCATACATTTTATGATCCGCTCCTATATAGTCAAACATAATCCTTACCGGGATGGCTCTTTGTTCATTTACTGCCAATATGTTTTTTGCCGTGTCAAATTGTTCTTTTTCTCCATTAATTGTAGATACCTTAACATTAACTAATGAATTGAGCTTGGCATTTTCCGGCAGCTCGAAAACAGGTTTCCAGCTGTATCGGATTCTATAGGTATCCCATAAACCAAATGGAATAGCTTTTCCTTTATTTTTTTCTTTTACCTCTGCAGGGATAACCTTACCATTATTAAACACATCATCAAGGTAATCTTTCCTCCAGAAACGGTTCTGATGGCTATCCAACTGGGCAATTTCTGATTCCGGAATTGTTACTTTTTTAGCCTGATACCGTCCTACTTCCTTCTGAATTCCGACGCCGGCTATCCAAACTACTACTACACCTCCGGGAGCCATTCCAACGCCAATTTCATCATAATTTAAATGTTCAGTCTCACCACTTCCATTCGTCACTTTTGTTTCATACCCTTTACTGAAGTATTCTTTAATTTTAGCAATATCAATGGTAGTATCGATCATGTAAAACTGGTTTTCCATATAAGATATCCATACAAAATCCAGTCGGGAAGGAAGACTTTTAAAACCATTTCCCATCCCATGATTGATGGAGCCCCAGGCACCATTTCCAGGTATCATCCCAAAGCCTAAACTTACCCATTCTCCACCTTCACATTCTATCCCTCCTTTATATACTTCCATCGGATATCCCAGAGGAGCAGAAGTTCCTTCAGTCCATTCATATTTTGTCATAGTTTCAGTTTTTTTAGGAGCTTTTTTTTCCTGACACGACATCTGGGTAAAAAATAAAAAGCTTAAGAGATATTTTAATATTTTATTCATTCTTACAATCTTATAAAGTAATTATGTACTCCACTACCATACATAATTAATTTTTACACAACAATTTCTGTTTTCAAGAGCATAGTCGGGGAACTATAATTAACAGGATCACGGATATGATGATAAAACCTATACCCCCTGAATAGATACCGAATAATGTAAAATCACCTATCCCTTTTTTCTTCTTCTGAGCTGCTATTATAAATGGCAGAAAAAACAATACGGGTAGAAAAGCACCGCAAAGCCATACAGCCAACCAGCCGCAATCACCGTCACTATACCCGGTAAGATCCATAACACTTAATGTAATGATACCAGTGAGGATGACAAAAACTACAGATAAGAACAGAGCAATAAGTCCTTTTTTCAACATATATTTATCCTTTATTCACTTTGGCATCTATCTTCCCTAGCATTTTAGCCACTCCCGAGCTTTGTAACAAAATGTCGCCATTCTTTGCTTTATGAGTGGTTGTGGAAGTAGTTTCTTTCAAATCACCCGTTACATTAATGGTTTTATTTTCATTAATGGTCTGTTTATAATTCCTTGAAGTAAACTTATGGTTATTGGTAATATTAATGGCGTTATCATTTCCTACCGTGGTCTTCATATCCTGTCCAACATTTATGGTAAGATTTTCCCCTGCATTGAATGTCATATTCTTTGGAGCTGTCACGATGATATTTCCTTTTCCATCCATGAAATAATTATTTCCACTAGGATCAATGATGGTAACACTTCCTTCAGCATCATTCATCAAAACCCGGATTCCACTTCTTGTCTGTATGGATTTTAAGTGATTATCCACACCACCTCCCATAGCTGTACCACCATGAAACATTCCGCCCATGACAAAAGGACGGTCCGGATGATTGTGTACAAAACCTACCATTACCTGATCTCCTACTTCAGGGATGGCTACATATCCTCTGTTTTGAGTGATCTGATCTGTTCCTCCGGCATCGGGAGCCATCATTCGTATAAAATTGGTAGTATCATTCAGCTGCCAATCGAATCTTACGGTAACTCTTCCCTGCCCCAGCGGATCTGTATTGGATATAACTGTTGCGATCTGAGGTTCTGCAATGGGCAGTGTAAAATCCGGAGTCGGAATATACCCTGTATCTGAAGCGATCGCCTCAAACCTTCCTTTATAACGCCCCAGTGTATCTACTTCATGAGTCACTTCTGTGACCATCAGTTTGGTAAAATAAGAGGTTTGATTACTGTCGGTTTTCCGCATTTTGATGTCCGCAACACATCCCGGATGTAAAAACGGGATGGTAGTCCCTCCTGAAACGGTAAAAACATCAACCGCTCTGCTTCCGGCAGTACTGGTTTGAGAAATCACCACGTCCATATCGGTGGCTGCCTTTATAGGAGCAACCTGCAATGATGAAGTCTTAAAGATTTTATCGTTATTCTGATAGGCTGTTTTTGCCAGATTTCCTACATGTTTAATGGGAGTTTCTCCTGAAATAAGTTTCGTATTGGAACTGCTGTTATATCCATAAAATCGAGGCTTGATATGAACAGCTTTCATTTCTACATTAATATCAGAAACATTGCTTCCATAGATGAGTTCTACAGCTTTATTTTGAGGCGGCATATTTCCGAAATGAAGGATTTCACCGTCATAAAAGAATTGCTCACCATAAGCTTCTGCCATTCTGCAAAGATAATTGTAGTGGGTCTCGTTGTATTGGGAACTGTAAAGAATCTGAGCAGATGCTTTAGCATTCACTTTTACATCAAATTTACTGTTTTCGATCCCTTGTTTTATAACGTCGGTAGCAATAATTCCCATATTGACAGGCTGGTCACCCCCAAAACTTTGGGTATGAGGAGCAGCATCCAAAAGAATGGTGGGGCTGTATCCTTTCAGGACAATATTTCCAAGACTGTGATTTTCCTGACTGAATCCTACTTTTGTAATAACCCCTACAAAAGTTCTTTCAGGGCTTCCTTCTACATCTTTATATTTAAAAACTACAGTCAAACGTTTTCCTAAAAACTGCTGAGCTTCTTCCAGATCATGGTTTTGTACCCCATCTAAGGTATCATGTGCCAATGTCAGTTCAAAATTATGGTGTTTCTTTACACTCTGCTGTAAGCGGAAGTGTTTGAAATGTTTGAGTATTTTGCCTTCAATCACGATATCCAGCTTCACCACACGGTTGATTCCAGGAATATGATTCTCCGAAATCTTTTCGGAATTCGAGGTATTTTTATTCATATTAATGCAAGGTGTTTGACAGGCTTTTATTTTCAGAAAAAAAATCTAAAAAATAATATCCTTTCTATAAAATTATAAATTTTTTACAATATAAAATCCACTTTTACCCGATTTATTTTAACAATTACAGAAAACTGATAAGAGTATTTTTCTGGATTCTGACTTATTCATCAGAGCCAAAAAAACAGAACAGTATCTATTGTACCATTCTGTTTTATATGTACTTGATTTTTTTAAGTGACCAGGTTCTTACGCGCTAGGCCAAGCTCCGTGATAAGCAGAGTTCCCCAGATCAATCTGTTCTGCACTTACAACAAAAGTAATATACATACTGTTTTCGTCTACTGCATCGAAGTCTACTTCGTGCTGAATCACGTATCCATTCTGCCACTTTAATGTTGTTAATGTTCCTTCTTCGTGAGATTTATTGAAGGTAATTTCTCCTACAGTTGGCTTGTACTTTCCGTTCAGCAAGCTTTCAAGAATGTCTGATTTTTCTGTTGCTTCCACTGTGATTTTGATAAGAGCGTTAGAAGGATCTGATGCTACACGTCCTGAAACGTCTGTAGATCTTGATACGCTGTAGTTAAGCTTTAATAATTTTTGTCCTTCTCCGTTGTTGAATTTTAAAATTCCTCTTGAATTTCTTTCTGCCATGATTGTAAATTTTAATCGTTAATATTGTGTGATTTGTTGTTTTATATCACCAAATATAGATCTAATTGCAATAGCAAAATACAAATTGATAAGAAATTTAAAAAAGTGTAGTAATACTACGACTAACACTTGTTAGGATAAATATAATCTGAAAATCACATACTTACTCTTGGCATTTTTCTTTAACACGTATCTAAAAGTTCATTATTGATCAGGATATATTCACCCCGAAAAGATGCCCCACCAAAGCAGTAATTCCCATAGCTACCGTACCCCAGAAGCAGATTCTCAACACTGCTATTTTAATACTGGAACCTCCTGCTCTGGCTGAGATTGCTCCTAAAAGCATCAGAAATATAATAGAAAAACCATATTGAAAATATACCATCTGCTTGATAGGAGCTAAAAGAGAAACGGTAAATGGTAATAATGCTCCTACTGCAAATGATCCGAATGAAGCGATTGCTGCCTGTAAAGGTTTTGCCTGAGTAATTTCATTGATTCCAAGTTCATCACGGGCATGCGCTTCCAATGCATTATGCTCTGTAAGTTCAATAGCAACCTGCATTGCTGTTTCTTTCGTACACCCCCTTCTTTCATAGACCTTAGCCAATTCCCTTAGTTCTACTTCCGGCATTTCTTCAAGTTCCCTTTGCTCCCGGATCAGATCTGCCTTTTCAGTATCTTCCTGTGAGCTTACAGAAACGTATTCTCCAGCAGCCATAGACATTGCTCCTGCAATCATTCCTGCCAAAGCAGCCAAGATAATGATATGCCGCTCAGGTTCTGCTGCTGCCACACCAATGACAATACTTGTAGTAGATAGCAGTCCGTCATTAGCTCCCAAAACAGCTGCCCGAAGCCAGCCCACTCTATTTACATAGTGCTTTTCCAGTTGATGATGCATACAATAATCTGTGTGTTGGTGTTATTTTAAATATAAGTCTGGAATCGAAAGATATATAACTTTAAAATCGTCTTCTTTCCAAACTCAGTTTAAAGTTATAAAATGTTTATTCAAGAATGATTTTAAATTACATGACTTTTATTGGGGATAAAACCTCATCTGTTCAAAGCTATAATTGGGATTTGCCCTTAGAAGATCAATCAATTCTTTTAATTCTGATTCTTCCCAGCTTTTTTGAAACATTTCATCATGAATCAGCATCACCACATTATTCTTAGTAAATGTTTTATCAGAACTACAGAGTTTCTGAACAGAAGTATACATATCGTTGACAGTTTGAATGGGTGTTCCGTCAGCAGGGCGATGTTGCCATTCAACATCCCAGCCTACTACTTTATACCCCATTGCAGCCAGTTGATCTGCAGTCTGTATTCCATTGGTGATATCATTTTTTGACTTTCCGCCTAATCTCCAGATATTTCTTCCGGGAAGACGGACAATCTTATAAGGCAGCTTCAATAAATTCTGATTATACACGATGTCCTGTACTGATTTGTCTACATTATTATAAAACGCTTCATAATGATCGTTGGCATGAGTAAAACTGTGATTATATTCATCAATGTAGGGATTCTGATCGTAATATTTGGCATAAGTATCCATCTGTTTATCCTTAATCACATGTTCTCCCACCATAAAAACACTGATCTTAATTTTTTCCTTTAGAATAATATCATTGATATTTTCACTTCCGTTAAGTGGGCCATCATCGAATGTTAGGTAGATATAGCATTTATTGAGTGACTGAGGCATCGTTTTTTGGGAATATAAAGTATTACTCAATAATAAAAGTGAACCAGCAAGGAAAACAACTAGTTTATTCATACAAATCAGTTTATTACAAATATAATAAGGATCATGGAATAAAAACCATAGATTTTGTATGCATTACACCTTCCCGCTAGGCAACATAAATTACCATTAAAAACCTATAAATCAAACATAAAGATTCCAAAAACCCATCTATTTATCGAAAAATCCTATTTTCTTATCTTTGCAAACGTAAAATCCGATAACAATATCAATGAGTTTATTATATATCAACTGGGATGTCAATCCTGAGATCGTCAATATTTTAGGTGTTTCTATTAAATACTATGGCCTGTTGTTTCTTTCAGGACTTGTTTTATGCTTTAATATTGTAAAAAGCATTTATAAAAAAGAAAATCTAAGCGCACAGGCACACGATGCCTTATTTTCATATGCACTTATCGGAATATTAGTGGGTGCCAGATTGGGACACTGTCTCTTTTATGATTTTGATTATTATTCCCAGCATCCGTTAGAAATCTTCTTACCGATCCAGAGAGGTCCGGATGGAGCTTATCACTTTACCGGTTATGCAGGGCTTGCAAGTCACGGTGGTGGAATTGGGTTGATGATTATGCTGCTGATCTATGCCAGAAAGTTTAAAATCCCATTAATGACTGTTTTGGATGCCATCGCTATTGTTCTTCCGCTGGCAGGTGTTTTTATCAGACTTGCCAACCTTATGAACTCTGAAATCATCGGGACTCCTACCAATGTTCCATGGGCTTTTATATTCCATCAGGTAGATAACCTTCCAAGACATCCTGCTCAGTTGTATGAGGCGATTTCATATCTTATTATTTTCCTTATTGTTTATCTTATTTATAAGAAAAATATCTTTAAAATCGGAAAAGGTTTTTATTTCGGGATCAGTATTCTTTTAATCTTTATTATGAGAATCCTGATTGAGTTTATAAAAGTAGACCAGGTAGAATTTGAACATGGGATGAGCTTAAATATGGGACAGCTTTTAAGTATTCCTTTTGTGCTTCTGGGACTTTTCTTCATTATCAAAAGTGTATTGGAAAAAGGAAAGATGAAAACTTTATAGTCTTTCTTCCTCAAATCATAAAAAACTCACTGAAAGTTGTTTTCAGTGAGTTTCTTTTTTTAATAAGTTTCAGCTTATCTTGTTGTGTACCCCCCATTGGCAAAGATTGTCTGCCCTGTAATCCACCATCCGTCAGTGACCAGAAATTCTACTAATGGAGCAATGTCCTTAATATTGGTAAGTCCACCCAGTGCAGAGGCTGATTTGTGATAAGCAACGGCATCATCTGTTTCCTGCCCGTAGAAGAAAGGAGTATCCATCGGGCCTGGCGCTACAGCCGTTACAGAAATTCCTCTGGCTCCAAATTCTTTAGAAGCAGCCCTTGTAAAATGCTCTACCGGAGCTTTTGCGCCTGCATATGTGGAATAAAGCCCGGTATATGCAGCCAGTAATGAAGTCACAATGGTACAAATCTTACCGTGGTCATTTATTTTTTTACCAGCTTCCTGTAAAAAGAAATAGGCTGATTTTGAATTCACATTGAACATAGTATCATACTCTGCTTCCGTAGTTTCTGAAAACGGTTTTTTCAATACCATTCCTACGGTGTTAATTGCAATATCCACTCCGCCAAAACGGGAAATGGTTTCGTCAAAAAACTTTGCAATATTATCTACTTTGGTAAGGTCCCCCTGAAACAGAAATGCTTCAGCACCCAATGCCTGAACTTCAGCCAGTGTTTTTTCACTTTCAGCTCTTGAACTCTCACTGTTATAATGGATTGCCAGTTTCGCTCCTTTTGCCGCAAAATCTCTACTCAATAATCCGCCCAGGTTTTTACCTCCTCCGGCTATTAAAACAACTTTTCCGT
This Chryseobacterium sp. G0162 DNA region includes the following protein-coding sequences:
- the tssD gene encoding type VI secretion system tube protein TssD codes for the protein MAERNSRGILKFNNGEGQKLLKLNYSVSRSTDVSGRVASDPSNALIKITVEATEKSDILESLLNGKYKPTVGEITFNKSHEEGTLTTLKWQNGYVIQHEVDFDAVDENSMYITFVVSAEQIDLGNSAYHGAWPSA
- a CDS encoding VIT family protein gives rise to the protein MHHQLEKHYVNRVGWLRAAVLGANDGLLSTTSIVIGVAAAEPERHIIILAALAGMIAGAMSMAAGEYVSVSSQEDTEKADLIREQRELEEMPEVELRELAKVYERRGCTKETAMQVAIELTEHNALEAHARDELGINEITQAKPLQAAIASFGSFAVGALLPFTVSLLAPIKQMVYFQYGFSIIFLMLLGAISARAGGSSIKIAVLRICFWGTVAMGITALVGHLFGVNIS
- a CDS encoding polysaccharide deacetylase family protein, with product MNKLVVFLAGSLLLLSNTLYSQKTMPQSLNKCYIYLTFDDGPLNGSENINDIILKEKIKISVFMVGEHVIKDKQMDTYAKYYDQNPYIDEYNHSFTHANDHYEAFYNNVDKSVQDIVYNQNLLKLPYKIVRLPGRNIWRLGGKSKNDITNGIQTADQLAAMGYKVVGWDVEWQHRPADGTPIQTVNDMYTSVQKLCSSDKTFTKNNVVMLIHDEMFQKSWEESELKELIDLLRANPNYSFEQMRFYPQ
- the lgt gene encoding prolipoprotein diacylglyceryl transferase; the encoded protein is MSLLYINWDVNPEIVNILGVSIKYYGLLFLSGLVLCFNIVKSIYKKENLSAQAHDALFSYALIGILVGARLGHCLFYDFDYYSQHPLEIFLPIQRGPDGAYHFTGYAGLASHGGGIGLMIMLLIYARKFKIPLMTVLDAIAIVLPLAGVFIRLANLMNSEIIGTPTNVPWAFIFHQVDNLPRHPAQLYEAISYLIIFLIVYLIYKKNIFKIGKGFYFGISILLIFIMRILIEFIKVDQVEFEHGMSLNMGQLLSIPFVLLGLFFIIKSVLEKGKMKTL
- a CDS encoding SDR family oxidoreductase, which encodes MSTQDVNGKVVLIAGGGKNLGGLLSRDFAAKGAKLAIHYNSESSRAESEKTLAEVQALGAEAFLFQGDLTKVDNIAKFFDETISRFGGVDIAINTVGMVLKKPFSETTEAEYDTMFNVNSKSAYFFLQEAGKKINDHGKICTIVTSLLAAYTGLYSTYAGAKAPVEHFTRAASKEFGARGISVTAVAPGPMDTPFFYGQETDDAVAYHKSASALGGLTNIKDIAPLVEFLVTDGWWITGQTIFANGGYTTR